The sequence below is a genomic window from Fusobacterium simiae.
TGAATAAGTTTTACCATTTCTTTATGCCATTTTTCAGCAATTTTTTTGTCACAATAGTAATCATAAGTTATTCCTAAAAATTCAAGTTGTTGCTTTCCTTCAAGCTCCACCAAGAAAAATATGTATTTAGAGATTTTATCTTTAAAATATAAGTCCTCAGTGACATATTTATCATATAAAACTTGCCATGAACTAGCTGTGACTTTTCTATTCAAAATTCTAGCTATCTTTTCTTTTGCTTCCTTTAAATTTATAAAACTTTTTTTTAATTTTTCAATGGAGTTAATCATATTTATATCTGTTATTTCTTCTTTTGCTACTATATAATTTTCATATAAATTATTCCATGAATTAGCTGTAACCTTTTTATTTAAAATTTTAGCTATTTCTATCTTTGCTTCTTTTAAACTTCCAAAACTCTTTTTTAAAACTTCAACAGAATCAATTTTATTGATATCTACCATCTTAAACCCCTCCAATTTATAAGTTTTATTTTTTTAAATATTTAGTCCCTCTACCATTTCCTATAACATCAATATAATTCTTTTGAATTAAATTTTTAAGT
It includes:
- a CDS encoding methyltransferase; translation: MVDINKIDSVEVLKKSFGSLKEAKIEIAKILNKKVTANSWNNLYENYIVAKEEITDINMINSIEKLKKSFINLKEAKEKIARILNRKVTASSWQVLYDKYVTEDLYFKDKISKYIFFLVELEGKQQLEFLGITYDYYCDKKIAEKWHKEMVKLIHPDRCKHPRATEAMQALEKLYKGMI